The following proteins come from a genomic window of Gadus morhua chromosome 11, gadMor3.0, whole genome shotgun sequence:
- the plekhf2 gene encoding pleckstrin homology domain-containing family F member 2, with protein MVDRLANSEANSKRIGVVEGCFGAAGQPLVIPGRVLIGEGVLTKLCRKRPKARQFFLFNDILVYGNIVIQKKKYNKQHIIPLESVTIDTVPDEGDLRNGWLIKTPTKSFAVYAATATEKSEWMNHIAKCVADLLSKSGKSPTGEHAAVWVPDSEATVCMRCLKVKFTPVSRRHHCRKCGFVVCGPCSDKKYLLPSQSSKPVRVCEFCYVHLTSAVGGYAQRADSFGRQGFNLSDDEDEDDSSD; from the coding sequence ATGGTGGACCGGCTTGCCAACAGTGAGGCCAACTCCAAGCGGATCGGCGTGGTGGAGGGCTGCTTCGGCGCGGCGGGCCAGCCGCTGGTCATCCCGGGCCGCGTGCTGATCGGCGAGGGCGTGCTCACCAAGCTGTGCCGCAAGAGGCCCAAGGCGCGGCAGTTTTTCCTGTTCAATGACATCCTCGTGTATGGCAACATCGTgatccagaagaagaagtacAACAAGCAGCACATCATCCCGCTGGAGAGCGTCACCATCGACACGGTGCCGGACGAGGGCGACCTGCGCAACGGCTGGCTCATCAAGACGCCCACCAAGTCGTTCGCCGTgtacgccgccaccgccacggaGAAGTCTGAGTGGATGAACCACATCGCCAAGTGCGTGGCCGACCTGCTCAGCAAGAGCGGCAAGTCGCCGACGGGCGAGCACGCGGCTGTCTGGGTGCCTGACTCGGAGGCCACGGTGTGCATGCGCTGCCTCAAGGTCAAGTTCACGCCCGTCAGCCGCCGCCACCACTGCAGGAAGTGCGGCTTCGTGGTGTGCGGGCCGTGCTCGGATAAGAAGTACCTGCTGCCCAGCCAGTCGTCCAAGCCAGTGCGCGTGTGCGAGTTCTGCTACGTGCACCTGACGTCAGCCGTGGGGGGCTATGCCCAGCGCGCCGACTCCTTCGGCCGGCAGGGCTTCAACCTGTCGGACGACGAGGACGAAGACGACAGCAGCGACTGA